In a single window of the Solea solea chromosome 14, fSolSol10.1, whole genome shotgun sequence genome:
- the nkx1.2lb gene encoding NK1 transcription factor-related protein 1, with translation MSRDRAVPGPGVDGVQAVINRDRAIAGPVADAVLQPVMSRDRAMIPAPESGDGIQTVVGPDSADILDGVASGEKQRLFSNSVAGGRDVQAGENHSEAPPTNPVLAPPPQGPTGHRTTSFSVLDILDPNKFTSNRRPHQQQQHVSLRAEREMYGAENRRGGAGEREASLESSKGCYGAEEYASKEVFSYRSPDEEDYHRPGTPDSEAPDGPYSSEESSSALTSSGEREQHSHLDSSRDTKSPGAGSTGQINGSQSNGGQTKAKRKRSGSDSKSGKPRRARTAFTYEQLVALENKFKSTRYLSVCERLNLALSLSLTETQVKIWFQNRRTKWKKQNPGADTSAPTGGGAGGGGGGGGLGGLSPLSPSPPVSGHLAMHAGYSGHHHPTSSLVQLPFLTASHVLSPFMLGTQSYAGPAFYSTHL, from the exons ATGAGCCGGGACAGAGCGGTACCGGGGCCCGGGGTAGACGGCGTCCAGGCCGTGATAAACCGGGACAGAGCCATTGCGGGGCCCGTGGCGGACGCGGTCCTCCAGCCCGTGATGAGCCGGGACAGAGCGATGATCCCGGCCCCGGAGAGCGGGGACGGGATCCAGACCGTGGTGGGTCCGGACAGCGCGGACATTCTGGACGGAGTCGCGTCCGGAGAGAAGCAGCGGCTCTTCTCCAACTCAGTGGCCGGAGGCAGAGACGTTCAGGCCGGGGAGAACCACTCTGAAGCACCGCCGACCAACCCGGTGTTAGCGCCGCCGCCGCAG GGCCCCACCGGGCACCGGACCACCTCCTTCTCTGTGCTCGACATCCTGGACCCCAACAAGTTCACGAGCAACCGGCGGccgcatcagcagcagcagcacgtgtCTCTCCGCGCTGAGCGCGAGATGTACGGAGCCGAGAACCGGAGAGGAGGCGCGGGCGAGCGCGAGGCCAGCCTGGAGTCCAGTAAAGGATGCTACGGTGCCGAGGAATACGCGAGCA aAGAAGTCTTCTCGTACAGAAGTCCAGATGAAGAAGACTACCACAGACCCGGGACCCCGGACTCCGAGGCCCCTGACGGCCCCTACAGCAGCGAGGAGAGCAGCTCGGCCTTGACCAGCAGCGGTGAGAGAGAACAGCACAGTCACCTGGACTCGTCCAGAGACACCAAGAGTCCAGGAGCAGGTTCTACAGGTCAGATCAACGGCAGCCAGAGCAACGGAGGCCAAACCAAGGCCAAGAGGAAGCGCTCAGGCTCAGACTCCAAGTCAGGGAAGCCCCGCAGAGCCCGGACTGCCTTCACCTACGAGCAGCTGGTGGCGCTGGAGAACAAGTTCAAGTCCACACGTtatctgtcagtgtgtgagcgGCTCAACCTGGCCCTGTCGCTCTCCCTCACCGAGACCCAGGTCAAGATCTGGTTCCAGAACCGCCGCACCAAGTGGAAGAAACAGAACCCTGGCGCCGACACGTCCGCCcccacaggaggaggagcagggggagggggaggagggggaggccTCGGGGGTCTCAGTCCCCTCAGTCCGTCACCGCCGGTCAGCGGACACCTGGCCATGCACGCGGGTTACAGCGGACACCATCACCCCACCAGCAGCCTGGTGCAGCTGCCTTTCCTCACCGCCAGCCACGTCCTGTCACCCTTCATGCTGGGGACGCAGAGCTACGCTGGCCCCGCCTTCTACAGCACAcacctgtga